In Polynucleobacter sp. AP-Ainpum-60-G11, one DNA window encodes the following:
- the ompA gene encoding outer membrane protein OmpA, protein MNKTLKVLLASVVTVSASAAMASDNWENSNGLSWKNGDGALCWRDSSWTPATAAKDCDGYLTPKAATSGVSQSKITLQADTLYDFNKSDLKPEGKATLDKIAKDLSKIKLEVIIAVGNTDSVGTDAYNMALGQRRAQSVKAYLVSKGVDGSRIYTESKGKSNPVASNATAEGRAKNRRTDIEVVGTAAVK, encoded by the coding sequence ATGAACAAAACCCTAAAAGTGTTGTTAGCTTCTGTTGTTACTGTTTCTGCATCTGCAGCGATGGCTTCTGATAACTGGGAAAACAGCAACGGTTTGAGCTGGAAAAACGGCGACGGCGCATTGTGCTGGCGTGATAGCAGCTGGACTCCTGCAACTGCAGCTAAAGATTGTGATGGCTATTTAACTCCTAAAGCTGCTACATCTGGTGTTAGCCAAAGCAAAATTACTTTGCAAGCTGACACACTCTATGACTTCAACAAGTCTGACTTGAAGCCAGAAGGTAAAGCAACTTTAGACAAAATCGCTAAAGACTTAAGCAAGATCAAATTAGAAGTAATTATTGCTGTTGGTAACACTGATAGCGTTGGTACTGATGCTTACAACATGGCCCTCGGCCAGCGTCGTGCTCAGTCCGTTAAAGCTTACTTGGTAAGCAAAGGTGTTGACGGTAGCCGTATCTACACAGAATCAAAAGGCAAGAGCAATCCAGTTGCTAGCAATGCAACTGCTGAAGGCCGCGCTAAGAACCGCCGCACCGACATCGAAGTTGTTGGTACAGCTGCAGTTAAGTAA
- a CDS encoding IlvD/Edd family dehydratase, producing the protein MTSNATKEKKQSTESGLRKGLTSYGDKGFSLFLRKAFIKGAGYTNSALDRPVIGIINTGSSYNPCHGNMPQLIEAVKRGVMLAGGLPMDFPTISIHESFAAPTSMYLRNLMSMDTEEMLRAQPMDAVVMIGGCDKTVPAQMMGAASAGLPAIQLITGSMLTGSHRSERVGACTDCRRYWGKFRAGEIDEVEKDEVNDQLVASVGTCSVMGTASTMACISEALGMTVPGGATPPAVTADRIRIAEETGTRAVQMAKDGLTIDKVLTADAFENAMRVLLAIGGSTNGIVHLAAIAGRMGLEIDLDALDKMGDETPVLVDLKPSGDHYMENFHDAGGMTTLLRELKPLLKLDAMTVTGRTLGEEIDAAPPSFKQDVVRKFDNPIYPRGSIAVLHGNLAPGGAIIKQSAANEKLMEHEGRAIVFENSEDLANRIDSLDLDVTADDILVLKNIGPKGAPGMPEAGYIPIPMKLAKAGVKDIVRISDGRMSGTAFGTIVLHVTPEAAVGGPLAHVKNGDRIRLSVKNREITLLISDEELARRAKDNPVIEPTAERGYLKLFLDTVTQADKGVDFDFLRAAKMVGKTPKR; encoded by the coding sequence ATGACAAGCAATGCGACCAAAGAGAAAAAGCAATCCACAGAGAGTGGTTTGCGCAAGGGCTTAACGAGCTATGGCGACAAAGGCTTCTCTTTGTTTTTACGTAAGGCATTTATTAAGGGTGCGGGCTACACCAATAGCGCACTAGATCGACCGGTAATCGGCATTATTAATACTGGTAGTTCATACAATCCGTGCCACGGCAATATGCCGCAACTGATTGAGGCTGTAAAGCGTGGCGTGATGCTTGCTGGTGGTTTACCAATGGACTTTCCAACAATCTCTATTCATGAGAGTTTTGCTGCTCCTACCAGTATGTATTTGCGTAATTTGATGTCGATGGACACCGAAGAGATGCTGAGGGCTCAGCCGATGGATGCTGTAGTCATGATTGGTGGTTGCGATAAAACAGTGCCAGCGCAAATGATGGGGGCTGCTTCTGCAGGTCTTCCAGCAATCCAGTTGATCACCGGTTCAATGCTTACCGGTTCTCATCGTAGTGAGCGTGTGGGTGCTTGCACGGACTGTCGTCGCTATTGGGGAAAGTTTCGTGCTGGCGAAATTGATGAAGTTGAAAAAGATGAAGTTAATGATCAACTGGTAGCTAGTGTGGGCACCTGCTCAGTCATGGGTACGGCGAGCACGATGGCTTGTATTTCTGAGGCATTGGGGATGACAGTACCAGGTGGTGCAACCCCACCAGCAGTTACTGCTGATCGGATTCGGATTGCAGAAGAGACGGGTACTCGTGCTGTGCAAATGGCAAAAGACGGTCTAACTATTGATAAGGTACTAACAGCAGATGCTTTTGAAAATGCGATGCGTGTTTTATTGGCGATTGGTGGATCTACAAACGGCATCGTGCATTTAGCTGCTATCGCTGGCCGCATGGGTTTAGAGATCGACCTTGATGCGCTTGATAAGATGGGTGATGAAACCCCAGTATTGGTAGATCTCAAGCCCTCTGGTGATCACTACATGGAGAACTTCCATGATGCTGGCGGCATGACAACACTGCTACGAGAGCTTAAGCCTTTATTAAAGTTAGACGCGATGACGGTAACGGGTCGCACTTTAGGTGAAGAAATTGATGCGGCCCCACCAAGCTTTAAGCAGGATGTTGTACGTAAGTTTGATAACCCAATTTATCCACGCGGCAGTATTGCAGTTCTACATGGCAACCTTGCCCCCGGTGGCGCCATCATCAAACAATCTGCTGCCAATGAAAAACTCATGGAGCACGAGGGTCGCGCTATTGTCTTTGAAAATAGTGAAGATCTCGCCAATCGAATTGATAGCCTAGATTTAGATGTCACAGCTGATGATATTTTGGTGCTGAAAAACATAGGCCCTAAAGGTGCGCCTGGTATGCCAGAGGCGGGCTATATCCCAATTCCGATGAAACTTGCCAAAGCAGGAGTAAAGGATATTGTGCGGATTTCTGATGGGCGTATGAGTGGAACGGCATTTGGAACCATCGTCTTGCATGTCACGCCAGAAGCCGCCGTAGGTGGGCCACTTGCGCATGTGAAGAATGGAGATCGCATTCGCTTGAGTGTGAAAAATCGCGAGATCACTTTATTGATTTCAGATGAAGAATTAGCTCGGCGTGCAAAAGATAATCCAGTGATTGAGCCAACTGCAGAGCGTGGTTATCTAAAGCTATTCTTAGATACCGTGACACAAGCAGATAAGGGTGTTGACTTTGATTTCTTGAGGGCGGCAAAGATGGTTGGTAAAACACCAAAGCGTTGA
- the ubiG gene encoding bifunctional 2-polyprenyl-6-hydroxyphenol methylase/3-demethylubiquinol 3-O-methyltransferase UbiG, whose protein sequence is MNVDQSEIAKFSALAHRWWDPHSEFKPLHAINPLRLNWIKSFVDLQGKKVLDVGCGGGILAESIAQSGADTCGIDLSEKALKVAELHALEVGATLKYRSISAEALAEQEPAQYDVVTCMEMLEHVPDPASVVRACAKLCKPGGTLFFSTLNRSPKSYLFAIIGAEYILRLLPKGTHEYAKFIKPSELVAFTRQAGLEMIGMKGMSYNPITQVYSLGEDVDVNYMIAVRK, encoded by the coding sequence ATGAACGTCGATCAATCTGAAATCGCTAAATTTAGCGCCCTAGCCCATCGCTGGTGGGATCCCCATAGTGAATTCAAGCCTTTACATGCTATCAACCCCTTGCGCCTCAATTGGATCAAATCCTTTGTTGACCTCCAAGGAAAGAAGGTTCTCGATGTTGGTTGTGGCGGTGGAATTCTGGCGGAGTCTATAGCGCAATCAGGCGCCGATACCTGTGGCATCGACTTATCTGAAAAGGCGCTTAAAGTTGCAGAGTTGCATGCCCTTGAGGTGGGTGCCACTCTCAAATACCGCTCTATTTCAGCTGAAGCACTCGCTGAGCAAGAGCCTGCTCAATATGACGTGGTGACCTGCATGGAGATGCTAGAACACGTACCAGACCCTGCCTCAGTTGTTAGGGCCTGCGCAAAGCTCTGTAAGCCAGGAGGCACCCTCTTTTTTAGCACCCTCAATCGCAGCCCTAAGTCCTACTTATTTGCCATTATTGGCGCTGAATACATCCTCCGCCTACTGCCAAAAGGTACTCACGAGTACGCCAAATTCATCAAACCTTCTGAATTAGTCGCCTTTACTCGGCAAGCAGGGCTCGAGATGATCGGCATGAAGGGAATGAGCTACAACCCTATTACTCAGGTTTACAGCCTCGGTGAAGATGTTGATGTGAACTATATGATTGCGGTGCGAAAATGA
- a CDS encoding tripartite tricarboxylate transporter substrate binding protein, whose translation MITFQFGKLCRSIAQGALILGISAAVHAAYPDRPIKLVVPYPPGGATDVIGRILAKNLSESLGQQVLVENRGGAGGNIGAEAVAKASPDGYTLLMGAVTSHSTMATLEKGKLRYDLLKDFTPVMIVGSVPLVVVVNPNVPVRTLKGLVDYAKANPDKLNYASSGAGAPQRMGAEIFQKEAGIKITHVPYKGSGPAMTDLVAGQVNMMVETVPAALPFINAGQLRPLAVTTAKRISMLPDVPTTAESGMPALEVSSTFGVLAPVGTPTPIIDQFNSAIAKLLVNPEVKEAFLKQGVYAATPTKPKQSAELLAAEVKRWEKVIKEADIKAE comes from the coding sequence ATGATTACGTTTCAATTCGGTAAATTATGTCGTTCCATTGCCCAGGGCGCCCTCATTCTTGGAATCTCTGCTGCAGTGCACGCTGCTTATCCAGATAGACCCATTAAGCTGGTTGTTCCCTATCCTCCAGGCGGGGCAACTGATGTGATTGGACGCATACTTGCTAAGAATCTTAGTGAATCCTTAGGACAGCAAGTATTAGTTGAAAATCGCGGCGGTGCTGGTGGCAATATTGGTGCAGAGGCTGTTGCTAAGGCAAGCCCAGATGGTTACACCTTATTGATGGGTGCCGTGACATCGCATTCAACTATGGCAACTCTCGAAAAGGGTAAGTTGCGCTACGATCTTCTGAAGGATTTCACGCCAGTCATGATTGTTGGTTCAGTACCTTTGGTAGTGGTTGTTAATCCCAATGTCCCAGTCAGAACTTTGAAGGGCTTGGTTGATTATGCAAAGGCCAATCCGGATAAATTAAATTACGCCTCTTCTGGTGCGGGTGCTCCGCAAAGGATGGGCGCAGAGATTTTCCAAAAAGAGGCTGGCATCAAAATCACGCATGTGCCATATAAGGGTAGCGGCCCAGCCATGACCGATTTGGTGGCGGGTCAGGTCAATATGATGGTGGAAACAGTTCCGGCCGCATTGCCATTTATTAATGCCGGTCAATTGCGCCCCTTGGCGGTGACAACTGCTAAGCGCATCTCGATGTTGCCAGATGTTCCTACTACCGCTGAGTCGGGTATGCCGGCTTTAGAGGTGAGCTCCACCTTCGGAGTTTTAGCCCCAGTTGGTACGCCGACACCGATCATTGACCAGTTCAATAGCGCTATCGCTAAACTCTTGGTAAACCCAGAGGTTAAAGAAGCTTTTTTAAAGCAGGGGGTCTATGCTGCAACGCCGACAAAACCCAAGCAATCTGCGGAGTTGTTGGCTGCAGAAGTAAAACGCTGGGAAAAAGTGATTAAAGAAGCGGATATCAAAGCTGAGTAG
- a CDS encoding tripartite tricarboxylate transporter substrate binding protein: protein MGGNLAVLIVGDDVMPTFLKITKKVLLLSVFLMFGSSIASAQTAGVGAWPTQKPIRLIAVFPPGGSVDQVARTLAPALQAELKQNVIVENIGGASGVIGTAALTRSDPDGYTFAVVFDTHGVNPSLKDKLPYDTIKDIAPVTLIGTSPMVLVASKNSGITSFKQLVDQSKAGKQFSYGSIGIGSLGHLAMARLAKQAGFDWNHIPYRGGGPLMQDVLGGQVQLAIGSEFLVKPHIDSGGVIPLVITTAKRSPELPNVPTISESGFPGFNAPAWWAVLAPGKTPPAIVNAMNQAVTKALKTPAVASKLKSQGIEIVAGNPETLRDFIGKQIAVWGKFVIENNIKETQ from the coding sequence GCGTATTTCTGATGTTTGGGTCTTCTATTGCTAGCGCTCAAACCGCTGGAGTGGGTGCTTGGCCCACCCAGAAACCAATTCGCCTGATCGCCGTTTTCCCGCCAGGTGGCTCTGTGGACCAAGTGGCGAGAACCTTAGCCCCAGCACTGCAGGCTGAATTGAAGCAAAACGTCATTGTCGAAAACATAGGCGGGGCCTCTGGTGTCATTGGAACCGCGGCTTTAACAAGATCAGATCCAGATGGCTATACCTTTGCGGTTGTGTTTGATACGCATGGCGTAAATCCAAGTCTCAAAGATAAGCTTCCCTACGACACGATTAAAGATATCGCGCCTGTCACCTTAATTGGTACCTCACCAATGGTTCTAGTTGCGAGTAAGAATTCTGGAATCACTAGCTTTAAGCAATTAGTTGATCAATCGAAGGCTGGAAAACAATTTAGCTATGGTTCTATTGGTATTGGTAGCTTAGGCCATTTGGCGATGGCGCGTTTGGCCAAACAGGCCGGCTTTGATTGGAATCACATTCCTTATCGTGGCGGCGGCCCTTTAATGCAAGATGTTCTTGGTGGCCAAGTGCAGTTAGCTATTGGCTCAGAGTTTTTGGTCAAACCGCACATTGATAGTGGTGGAGTAATTCCCCTCGTAATCACAACCGCCAAAAGATCTCCCGAGTTGCCGAATGTGCCAACGATTTCCGAAAGTGGTTTCCCAGGCTTTAACGCGCCAGCATGGTGGGCGGTATTGGCTCCTGGAAAAACTCCACCTGCAATCGTAAATGCTATGAACCAGGCTGTCACGAAAGCTCTGAAGACTCCAGCGGTCGCATCTAAATTGAAATCTCAAGGCATTGAAATTGTTGCTGGTAATCCCGAGACTCTGCGTGACTTTATCGGTAAGCAAATTGCTGTTTGGGGTAAGTTTGTTATTGAAAACAATATTAAAGAAACGCAATAA
- a CDS encoding carboxymuconolactone decarboxylase family protein — MSERLIPYQPMDLAEPAELVAAIRKRRGGQFINLDRMLLHSTPIAEGWNHFVGEIRNNLSLDPKLRELAMCGVAVLNGAEYEFFHHAPPFIKAGGTEEQVQALRLIGQPSFPKDLFSDVENDAAELTFQMTRNIQVDGALMKRLQAALGNTNTVELVTVVAAYNMVSRFLIALDVNPEEHPPE; from the coding sequence ATGAGCGAACGTTTAATTCCTTACCAACCGATGGATTTGGCTGAGCCTGCTGAGCTTGTGGCGGCCATTCGTAAGAGACGTGGCGGCCAGTTTATTAATTTAGACCGCATGCTTTTGCATAGCACCCCTATTGCTGAGGGGTGGAATCATTTTGTGGGAGAGATTCGTAATAACCTTTCTCTAGATCCAAAGTTGCGTGAGCTTGCGATGTGTGGGGTAGCCGTTCTTAATGGTGCGGAGTATGAGTTCTTTCATCATGCACCACCATTTATCAAAGCTGGCGGTACTGAAGAACAGGTTCAGGCATTGCGTTTAATTGGTCAGCCTAGTTTCCCGAAGGATCTTTTCTCAGATGTTGAAAACGATGCTGCAGAGTTAACTTTTCAGATGACGCGCAACATTCAGGTTGATGGCGCTTTGATGAAGCGCTTGCAGGCTGCCTTGGGTAATACAAATACCGTGGAGCTGGTGACTGTAGTGGCAGCTTACAACATGGTCTCTCGTTTTTTAATTGCATTAGATGTCAACCCCGAGGAGCATCCTCCTGAGTAA
- a CDS encoding class I SAM-dependent methyltransferase, with protein MMQDASICWEEGGQTCSAVWHSENGIAAHKKVVTADDALTADDAYHLACEGTAILWKGDFQNARQLLQALVRRIDKPSKKSKRAGKRVVKSDTTTPKKSAKDVFNQHRLVRSQRARILGMLLIQCNADHTISLRRAPDISKACAEAYGAVKQSYVVSLRELLGVISAHEWRKNGLPILANEHGEPVFVHPHYGVFSPVRGEYIELVSNAPLPKALDAKSIAFDIGVGTGVLSIILAMRDIQKIVATDQDDRALACAKENIALLNLGSQIEIVKANLFPQAKASLIVCNPPWVPARPSSTLEHAVYDPESQMLKGFLAGLKDHLLPQGEAWLILSDLAEHLELRTRQELLSWFESAGLVVVGRIDTKPKHPKSADETDLLYFARAAETTSLWRLGLK; from the coding sequence ATGATGCAAGATGCTTCCATTTGCTGGGAAGAGGGCGGTCAAACCTGTTCTGCAGTTTGGCATTCTGAAAACGGCATTGCAGCCCATAAAAAAGTAGTCACTGCTGATGACGCCTTAACGGCTGATGATGCCTATCATTTGGCTTGCGAAGGTACTGCGATCCTTTGGAAAGGCGATTTCCAGAATGCCCGCCAGCTATTACAGGCTTTGGTTCGGCGAATAGATAAACCTTCGAAAAAATCCAAGCGTGCGGGCAAGAGGGTAGTTAAGTCGGATACTACAACCCCTAAGAAATCAGCAAAAGATGTCTTTAATCAACATCGGCTCGTTCGGTCTCAACGGGCCCGAATACTGGGTATGTTGCTAATCCAGTGCAACGCAGACCATACGATTTCATTACGTCGTGCGCCAGATATATCAAAGGCATGCGCAGAAGCGTATGGCGCTGTCAAGCAGTCATATGTAGTTTCTTTGCGTGAGCTCTTGGGCGTGATTAGTGCTCATGAGTGGCGTAAGAATGGCTTACCTATTCTGGCTAATGAGCATGGTGAGCCAGTGTTTGTTCATCCCCATTACGGTGTTTTCTCGCCCGTTCGTGGCGAGTACATTGAACTGGTCTCTAACGCTCCATTACCTAAGGCTTTAGATGCTAAATCAATAGCCTTTGATATTGGTGTTGGCACTGGGGTGCTTTCTATTATTTTGGCGATGCGTGACATACAGAAAATTGTTGCCACCGATCAAGATGATCGAGCGCTCGCTTGCGCCAAAGAAAATATTGCACTGCTAAATCTGGGTTCACAAATTGAAATTGTGAAAGCCAATTTATTCCCCCAAGCAAAAGCTTCATTGATTGTGTGTAATCCACCTTGGGTTCCTGCAAGACCCAGCTCCACTTTAGAGCATGCTGTCTACGATCCAGAGAGTCAAATGCTCAAAGGATTTTTGGCGGGATTGAAAGATCATTTATTACCTCAGGGTGAGGCTTGGTTGATTCTGTCTGATTTGGCTGAGCATCTCGAGCTGAGAACTCGACAGGAGTTGCTCTCTTGGTTTGAGAGTGCCGGTTTAGTTGTTGTGGGCCGCATCGATACCAAGCCTAAGCATCCAAAATCAGCCGATGAGACTGATTTACTTTATTTTGCTAGGGCTGCAGAAACTACCTCACTCTGGCGATTGGGCCTCAAGTAA
- a CDS encoding HAD family hydrolase, with product MSSGLVSPYKGIFFDLDGTLADTAPDLVAAANQLLITRNLPPKQYEVLRPCASAGARGLIGGAFGISIDHPDFIPLRDEFFANYEQALLVNSVLFEGVDYLLDQLDSANLPWGIVTNKSERFTHPLTEQMGLRQRAVSTISGDTTPHSKPHPEPILHAARVANIDPSKSVYVGDDIRDIVAGKAAGMKTIAAAYGYCGCEEPPEAWGADYLVRHPKELLEIIFPR from the coding sequence ATGAGTAGCGGGTTAGTAAGTCCTTACAAGGGCATCTTTTTTGATCTAGATGGCACTCTTGCTGACACGGCTCCAGACCTCGTGGCTGCAGCCAATCAACTCCTCATCACCAGAAATCTCCCGCCTAAGCAATACGAAGTATTACGACCTTGCGCGTCTGCTGGAGCCCGCGGACTCATTGGCGGGGCGTTTGGTATCAGCATAGATCACCCAGACTTCATCCCCCTACGAGATGAGTTCTTTGCGAACTATGAGCAGGCTTTATTGGTAAACAGTGTGCTTTTTGAGGGTGTTGATTATTTATTGGACCAACTGGATAGCGCAAACCTTCCCTGGGGCATTGTGACTAATAAAAGTGAGCGCTTTACCCACCCCCTCACGGAACAGATGGGCTTGCGCCAAAGAGCGGTGTCAACCATCTCGGGTGATACGACTCCACACTCAAAACCTCATCCTGAGCCCATCTTGCACGCTGCTAGGGTTGCCAATATTGATCCGAGTAAATCTGTATATGTAGGTGACGATATTAGAGACATCGTGGCAGGCAAAGCAGCAGGCATGAAGACGATTGCAGCAGCTTATGGCTATTGCGGCTGTGAGGAGCCTCCAGAGGCTTGGGGTGCCGATTATCTTGTGCGCCACCCAAAAGAATTACTAGAAATCATCTTCCCACGGTAG
- a CDS encoding VOC family protein: MSTIQPFHLAFPVDNLEAARTFYGSTLGCTEGRSSDEWIDFDFFGHQLVAHLAPQECGNAASNEVDGHQVPVKHFGVVLTMPDWHALADRLSKSGIKFIMEPQIRFKGKVGEQATMFFLDPAGNALEFKAFEDPSQLFAK, translated from the coding sequence ATGTCAACTATTCAACCCTTTCATCTTGCATTTCCCGTAGATAACTTGGAAGCAGCCCGTACGTTTTACGGCAGTACCTTAGGTTGTACTGAGGGTCGCAGCTCAGATGAATGGATTGACTTTGACTTCTTTGGGCACCAACTAGTTGCCCATCTTGCACCTCAAGAATGCGGCAATGCAGCCTCAAACGAGGTTGACGGACATCAAGTTCCCGTAAAACATTTTGGAGTGGTACTGACAATGCCAGATTGGCACGCGTTAGCAGATCGACTAAGCAAGAGCGGCATCAAATTCATCATGGAGCCGCAGATACGGTTTAAAGGCAAAGTTGGTGAGCAGGCTACGATGTTCTTCTTAGACCCTGCTGGCAACGCTTTGGAGTTCAAAGCATTTGAAGATCCAAGTCAGCTATTTGCAAAATAA
- the gyrA gene encoding DNA gyrase subunit A: protein MEQAAKETLPISLEDEMRRSYLDYAMSVIVGRALPDVRDGLKPVHRRVLFAMYELNNDWNRAYKKSARIVGDVIGKYHPHGDSAVYDTIVRMAQDFSLRYMLVDGQGNFGSVDGDNAAAMRYTEIRLRKIAHELLADLDKETVDFGPNYDGSEKEPLILPAKVPNLLINGSSGIAVGMATNIPPHNLDEVVTACLHVLHNPECTIDELIEIIPAPDFPTAGIIYGVQGVREGYRTGRGRVVMRAKTHFEDLDKGARQAIIVDELPYQVNKKNLLERIAELVNEKKVEGISDLRDESDKSGMRVVIELKRGEVPEVVLNNLYKSTQLQDNFGMNMVALVDNQPRLLNLKQMLEYFLQHRREVVTRRTIFELRKARERGHVLEGLAVALANIDEFIAIIKAAANPVVAKSELMSKAWDSSMVREMLARAETDTPGGRNAYRPEGLLPEYGMQTTGLYRLSDSQAQEILQMRLQRLTGLEQDKIVNEYKDVMAEISDLLDLLAKPERVTQVIESELKEVQAEFGIAGGDSGRRSFIEMNATELFTEDLITPQDMVVTLSNTGYMKSQPLSEYRAQKRGGRGKQAAATKNEDWIETLFVANTHDIILCFSDRGRMYWLKVWEVPQGSRNSRGKPIVNMFPLIEGEKITVILPIKGYQDDHYVFMATSLGTVKKTRLSDFSNPRKAGIIAVDLNENDFLVGAAITDGQHDVMLFSDAGKAVRFDENDVRPMGRTARGVRGMNLGEGHQVIAMLVAPAEAAEGAEAVVVDENGLAIPSSVLTATENGFGKRTPIGEYTRHGRGTKGMIAIQTTERNGKVVAAALVSPEDQIMLITTGGILVRTRVSEIREMGRATQGVTLINVDEGTRLSGLQRIAESDSDDENDLDDGEDGEGGDVSADPAVDSNSEEAGDA, encoded by the coding sequence ATGGAACAAGCCGCTAAAGAAACACTACCAATATCCCTAGAAGACGAAATGCGGCGGTCCTATTTGGACTACGCAATGAGCGTGATTGTCGGCAGAGCCCTGCCAGACGTGCGCGACGGTCTCAAACCGGTTCATCGTCGGGTCTTATTCGCGATGTATGAATTAAACAACGATTGGAACCGAGCTTACAAAAAATCTGCCCGTATAGTTGGCGATGTCATCGGTAAATACCATCCACATGGCGATTCTGCGGTGTATGACACCATTGTTCGTATGGCTCAGGACTTCTCTCTGCGCTATATGCTGGTTGACGGACAGGGTAACTTCGGCTCCGTAGACGGCGATAACGCTGCTGCAATGCGCTATACCGAGATCCGCCTTCGTAAGATCGCCCATGAGCTTTTGGCTGATTTAGATAAAGAAACCGTGGATTTTGGGCCAAATTACGACGGAAGTGAGAAAGAACCCCTCATTCTTCCTGCAAAAGTGCCTAATTTGCTGATAAACGGCAGTTCAGGCATTGCCGTGGGTATGGCGACCAATATTCCTCCCCATAACTTGGATGAAGTGGTTACAGCCTGTTTGCACGTGCTGCACAACCCAGAATGCACAATCGACGAGCTGATTGAGATCATTCCAGCTCCAGATTTCCCGACCGCCGGCATTATTTATGGTGTTCAAGGGGTTCGTGAAGGCTATCGCACTGGCCGGGGTCGTGTGGTGATGCGCGCCAAAACTCACTTTGAGGATCTCGATAAGGGTGCACGTCAGGCCATCATCGTTGATGAGTTGCCATACCAAGTGAATAAAAAGAACTTGCTCGAGCGCATTGCTGAGTTGGTGAATGAGAAAAAAGTAGAAGGCATCTCTGATCTACGCGATGAATCTGACAAGTCAGGTATGCGTGTAGTGATCGAGCTCAAGCGTGGTGAAGTTCCTGAAGTCGTTCTTAATAATTTGTATAAGAGCACTCAACTGCAAGATAACTTTGGTATGAATATGGTGGCATTGGTTGATAACCAACCGCGCCTATTGAATCTGAAGCAAATGCTGGAGTACTTCTTGCAACATCGTCGTGAAGTAGTTACACGTCGTACGATTTTTGAATTACGCAAAGCGCGTGAACGTGGTCATGTCTTAGAAGGCTTGGCAGTTGCATTGGCAAACATTGACGAATTTATTGCCATCATTAAAGCTGCTGCAAACCCAGTGGTTGCTAAGTCAGAATTGATGAGCAAGGCATGGGATTCTTCCATGGTGCGCGAGATGTTGGCGCGTGCTGAGACGGATACACCGGGCGGCCGCAACGCTTATCGCCCTGAGGGTTTATTGCCTGAGTACGGCATGCAAACTACTGGTCTCTATCGCTTGTCTGATAGTCAAGCGCAAGAAATTTTGCAGATGCGTTTACAACGCTTGACTGGCCTTGAGCAAGACAAGATTGTGAATGAGTACAAAGATGTCATGGCAGAGATTTCTGACTTGCTCGACTTACTCGCTAAGCCAGAGCGCGTTACTCAAGTCATCGAATCTGAATTGAAAGAAGTGCAAGCTGAATTTGGAATTGCTGGTGGTGATAGTGGTCGCCGTTCATTTATCGAAATGAATGCAACCGAGTTGTTCACTGAAGATTTGATCACTCCGCAAGATATGGTGGTCACACTTTCTAACACCGGTTATATGAAGAGCCAGCCTCTCAGTGAATACCGTGCGCAAAAACGTGGTGGTCGCGGCAAACAAGCTGCAGCTACGAAGAACGAAGACTGGATTGAAACGCTCTTTGTTGCGAATACGCATGACATCATTCTGTGCTTCTCTGATCGTGGACGCATGTACTGGCTCAAAGTATGGGAAGTTCCACAGGGTAGCCGTAATTCACGTGGTAAGCCGATCGTCAATATGTTCCCATTGATCGAAGGCGAAAAGATCACTGTGATTCTCCCGATCAAGGGATATCAGGATGATCATTACGTCTTTATGGCAACAAGCCTAGGCACCGTGAAGAAGACACGTTTGTCTGACTTCTCCAATCCTCGTAAGGCTGGAATTATTGCTGTTGATTTGAATGAAAACGACTTCTTAGTTGGTGCAGCCATTACTGATGGTCAGCATGATGTGATGTTGTTCTCTGACGCGGGTAAGGCAGTACGTTTTGATGAGAATGATGTTCGTCCAATGGGTCGTACAGCGCGCGGTGTGCGTGGTATGAACTTGGGTGAGGGTCATCAAGTGATCGCCATGTTGGTTGCTCCAGCTGAAGCGGCAGAAGGCGCTGAAGCAGTTGTCGTTGATGAGAATGGCCTTGCTATTCCGAGTAGTGTATTGACTGCAACGGAAAATGGATTTGGTAAACGTACTCCGATTGGTGAATACACCCGTCATGGCCGCGGCACTAAAGGCATGATCGCAATTCAGACAACTGAGCGAAACGGTAAAGTGGTTGCTGCTGCTTTGGTGTCTCCAGAAGATCAAATTATGTTGATCACTACTGGCGGCATCTTGGTGCGCACACGTGTCTCAGAGATTCGCGAGATGGGGCGCGCAACACAAGGCGTTACTTTGATCAATGTGGATGAAGGCACTCGTTTATCTGGCTTGCAGCGTATTGCTGAAAGTGATTCTGATGATGAGAATGATTTGGATGATGGTGAAGACGGTGAAGGTGGAGATGTTTCCGCTGATCCAGCAGTTGACTCCAATTCTGAAGAAGCTGGTGATGCCTAA